In Primulina huaijiensis isolate GDHJ02 chromosome 4, ASM1229523v2, whole genome shotgun sequence, a genomic segment contains:
- the LOC140974917 gene encoding uncharacterized protein — MECVKAIEVIFDNLHFEDNDRVSCAVLLLTKTERIWWETTKVTVNVQSLQLNEFKELLYDKYFSTDVKTQKVKACLELKQGNLNLNDYILKFEEGCLFVLFIASNDKDRRKHLMRGLRAEIRRDVTKIEGNTS, encoded by the coding sequence ATGGAATGTGTTAAAGCTATTGAAGTAATCTTTGACAACCTGCACTTTGAAGATAATGATCGAGTTAGTTGTGCAGTGCTTCTTCTGACCAAGACTGAACGAATTTGGTGGGAGACCACGAAGGTAACTGTTAATGTTCAAAGCCTCCAATTAaatgagttcaaggagctattGTATGACAAATATTTCTCCACGGATGTCAAGACACAGAAAGTGAAGGCGTGCTTGGAACTAAAGCAGGGCAACTTGAATTTgaatgattatatattgaagttTGAAGAAGGATGTCTGTTCGTTCTTTTTATTGCTTCGAATGACAAAGATCGACGGAAACACCTCATGAGAGGCTTGAGAGCCGAGATCAGGAGGGATGTCACAAAGATCGAGGGGAACACTTCATGA